From the genome of Oceanococcus atlanticus:
TTTATTGCCCGCGATAGCGGGCAGTGGCAGCGTCTACTGATACAGCTCATTGAACAGCCGGCCTTGCGTCGCGATTGCGCGCGCAGGGCGCGTGCGCACGCTCTGGCCTGCTACGGTCCTGAGGCGCGCGGCGAATGGTTTATCAGTGTGTTCAGCGCATTGCTGCGTGATATCACGCAGTGACGTGGCGGTCGCGCTCAGAGCTGATCGAAACGTCCGCGCTGATACCAGCGCCTTTCGCGGCCCAGCCGCAGCGATAGCCACAGGCGGCTGATCAGACCCGGCTGAACCTTGTCGCGGGTCACGAAGCGTCGCCGCGGTGCTGGCTCTGGGGTCATTTCGTGCAGACCCAGGAAGCGGTACACCCGCTGCAGTGTCTCGATGTGTTTCTCCTGCAGCTCACGTGAATCCACAATCAGCACCTGCTCGCGCCTGAACAGCGCGAACACGCGGCGTAGCTGACGCCGATACAGCCCGCGGCTGGCGTAGGAGTAGAACATCGGGCGGATGCGCGGCCCTGGCGTCAGACGGTGCCACCACAGACGCGGTGCCTCAAGCACAAGGGCCAACCACAGAGGCCAGCGCTCGTGGCCCTGAGCCCGCTCCATGGCATAGTGCGACAGGGCGCGTTCTATCGGGTCACGCAGTAGCACAATCAGTTTCATGTCCGGGTTGTAACGCCGAATTTCTGTCAGCGCTGTGGGATGAAACAGATAGGCGGGTGTGGATTCGCCGCGCAACGCTTCGCCGTTAAAATGCTGAAAATACCCGGCATAGAACTGATCCAGGCGTTCGCGCTGAACATAGGGCGTGTCCATAAGATCAAACAGATGAACCTCACGCCCCCAGGCCATGCAGGTGTCGGGATGATCGTCCAGATAACTCCACAAGGTTGTGGTGCCGGCTTTCTGGGCGCCCACAATCATGAAATTGACGATCGGTTGGGGGAGACTGCTCATCACACCCGGTTTGAACAATAGGATTGCGGGATAATACGCAGATGACCCAGTCCCCGCTATTGACCCACATTCTGGCCCGTCGCCCCT
Proteins encoded in this window:
- a CDS encoding sulfotransferase family protein produces the protein MSSLPQPIVNFMIVGAQKAGTTTLWSYLDDHPDTCMAWGREVHLFDLMDTPYVQRERLDQFYAGYFQHFNGEALRGESTPAYLFHPTALTEIRRYNPDMKLIVLLRDPIERALSHYAMERAQGHERWPLWLALVLEAPRLWWHRLTPGPRIRPMFYSYASRGLYRRQLRRVFALFRREQVLIVDSRELQEKHIETLQRVYRFLGLHEMTPEPAPRRRFVTRDKVQPGLISRLWLSLRLGRERRWYQRGRFDQL